GGGCCAGCTGAGGGAGAGGACTGGCCAGCCTCTCCTCCACCTGTGAGCTCCCTGGGGGACCAACTGAGAGGCTGGGGACTAACACTGGCNTACCAGCTGGAAGGGCTGGGACATCAACGCACAGCCAGAACCCTCACCCTTCTCAATCCAGGGGGCAAGAGTGTGTCTCTTGAACATCAGATTCCTTGCAAAGAAATGGTTTCTGTATCAGAGCCACAGATGCTGGGAAGGATGTAGGGGAAAGGGCGCCGTACCCAGCCAGCGCAGGGGTGCAAACTGGAACATCATTCTAGGCAGAATACTTAAAATGTGCGTGTCCTTTGACCCAGCGATTTCATATCTAAAAGTCTGCTCTCCGTGGACAAATCATATAAACAAGGTGTTCACTGCAGTGTGTTTGTGAGAATGACAAACGGAGGCCGTCCAAAAGGCATCagcaggtgaatggttaaacagaCAGCAGTCTGTCCCGCTGTTCCAGGAGCCACCATGGAGCTGCTAAAATTAAGCCTGGGGTGGATGCATGTGCGCTGATGTGGAAAGATGCCTCCGGAGTGAGGAAGGCAGGCTGTTGAGCGGGGAGACTTCGGTCTGCATTTGTTACTCTAAAGACTtctaaaaagttatatataaaacatatatctgaATCCGCAGGAAAAGGCCACAGACCCCTTTCTTGGAGTGGTTCCCCTGGcgtgagaggcagggagaggactTAGGTTTTATTCTAGATGCCCCCAtgctctttactttttttttttttttttagccacaaGCTTTTGTGTATGCATTGTCttactttgtaattaaaaaaaaaaaaagaaagaaagcattggggcgcctgggtggctcagttggttgagtatctgcctttggctcacgtcattgtcccagggtcctgggatcgagtcctgcctcgggctccttgctcagcaggggggcctgcctctccctccacctctgttgctccccctgcttgggctggctctctgtccctctctctctctggcaaatacataaataaaatcttaaaaaaaaagaaaaagaaagcattaagATTCCTTGTCCCGTTATTTAATAGATGGAAGCCACAAGGGGGTAGAGTCCCACCCAAGGTCACTTATGGCCTTGGCTGGACTTCTAACCCTGACTCCACCCAGAGTCCTTCCTCTGCGGCCCAGTGGCTGTGACAGGAGCCCTGGCTTCCTCGGGGGGGATGGGTGGAGAAATGGGCTGTGGTCAGGGATGgtcagcagggggagcaggcctGCCTGGGTGTGAAAAGATGTCCCCATCCCTGAAAGAATCACCTGGGTGCCAAGAGAGCGATTTTTTTATCACTGGGTGTTCTGATGTCCCTGTTCTACCTCGTGGCCTTGCTTGGcagaccctggctctgccaccttcGGAAACACTGGTGAGAAATGCCACCCTTCGCTCAGGGCCCAATGGATGCCATGTCCAGTGCAGTTTACCGTGGGCGCTGGCCTCCACTGTCTTATCTGACGGAGGAGGCAGTACTGCCCGATGGCTGAAGCCATCCTCCCAAACTCAGACTCCCGAGCCAATGCCCTGCTGCTCGCTAGCTAGGTGACCTGGGAAGGGACACTCAGTCTCTTTGTCTCTATAGGGTGACATAATTGCACCTCCCCATAGGGTTGTTGCGGGGTAGAAAGTGCTTAGCCCCGAAAGCAGAAACAACCCGAATGCCCGTCagaggatgaatggataaaccaaacgTAATCCGTCCCTTCCACGGCATATCGTTCCGTCACGGAAAGGAATGAAATACGGAGACGCACCATGCCATGGAGGGACCTTGAAGCCCCGatgctaagagaaagaagacacagaaggccacataGAGTGTCTGATTTTatctatatgaaatgtccagagtaggAAAATCCAcggggacagaaagtagatcagtcaTTTCCGGAAGCTGGGGGGACCGGGATGTGGGGAATGACTGCCAAAGGCTATTTCTTTCTGGGGAGATAAAAAGGTTCTGGAACTAGACGGTGGTGATGggttgtacaactttgtgaatcTACTAAAACCCACTGAAGTGTACTCTTCAAgggagtgaattttatggtgtgtgaattatgtctcaataaaaaaaGACGTAGCAAAAAAGAATTaggaatgaatataaaatttatgtacaaACGTAGCACACAGTACTGTTTTACTGGTGAGCAATTGGACAAACTTAAACAGACACCTATGAGGTAACACGTTACGGCACAGCCGGAGATGATATATTATGTActtatgaataaaattttaaaattaaataaagtacttagcacagtgcccgaCACATGGAGTGCTGTGAGTGCGAGCCATTACTAAGGGGCCCCTGGATAAGCCCGTGCACCCGCCCTCTCACCCCTGCAcggcagatgaggaaacagggacTCGGAGGTGGGACGCAACGTGGCCTCTCTGCCGTCCGTCTAGTCTGCTTCCGGCCGGTATGGGTGCccgtcctggctctgccactttatAGCAGTAAGGCCCTGGTCCAGCCCCTCTCTCACCCCCTGAGCCGCCCTTGGCCTCCACGTCCCCGCCGTGTGGGGAATAGGGTCCCTGGGAGGAGTGTCAGGGCGTGCGGCCCAGCCGCAGGTGCTGTCACAGGGCCTCTGGGACAGGGCCCAGGCGGCAGACCTGGGACCGCACGGCTGGAGATGCTAGGGAGACAGGATCTCTTCTGCCCGCCCCGCCTGCCTGGAGCCGTGAGCCCCGCATCCCTGGGAAAAGCCCACGGGAAACCTCTGGAGGAAGCAAccagagcagaggccaggggcGTGGCCTTTCCTTGGGCAGGTCCTCATTCCCTTTACTATCCTGGACCCCTTTTTAGTCAGCTGTCCTTGGGAACAGAATCCTAGCTCCCTGGGGCCTCAATTTCCCCTGCTGAGCTGGCCCAGCGCGGTGGTTATGACCACGTGCTCAtgagagccagactgcctgagtccaaatccctctttctctgcctgtgcTTTCTGAACGCGTGGTCCTGGACAGGAAagttggcctctctctctctcttttttttaaagattttatttatttatttatttgacagagagagagagagagccagcgagagagggaacacaagcagggggagtgggagaggaaggagcaggctcccagaagaggagcctgatgcggggctcgatcccagaatgccgggatcacaccctgagccgaaggcagacgcccaacgactgcaccccccaggagccccggaaagttggcctctctgagcctcaggtagCCCATCAGCAAGATGGAGATAACAGCCCCCACCTCGCTGGTCCTTGCGAGGCTTGGGTGGGCGCGCCTACAAGCTGCTTGGCACAGGGGCTCTGCACCGTGAGCCCTTGAGGCCTACTGGCTGCTGCCATCGTTGTATTTTTAGCTCTGAAGGGGTCGGAGGACAAGTGTGCCTGGAGGCAAGGGGCTAGCCCCCTGAACCCCTGtctcccagctccctgcctgcCGTCCCCCTCACTCTCTCCAGCACTGAGTGATCGACAGGCTGGGCCAGCGGCGGCCTGGCAGGCCTGTCCTGGCAGCTGCTCCCACAAGGCGAGGCCCTCCGAGCTTCGCTTCGGAGAATTAATTAGGCCGCATTCCtcttccagggctcctggggcgGGCCTGCACACGGCCCCCTTCCGAGCTGCTGAGGGCTCTTGGCTCAGGTCCCTGGCAGGCCGAGGTGAGGCCCGCACTCTGCTCTCCCctgagaggggctgggagggccctGGTGAGCTGGAAGCCGTGGCTGGGGAGGGGACAATGACAAGCCAGCAGCCCAAGGCCAGCTCCTGCCCTGGCTCTCCCCTGCTTAGCCACCTTCGCTGGTGCCCATCACTCAAGCTCAAATTCCTGGCATGAGACGCCGTTCTGAGCCTGGCCCCTGCTGATCAGGCCGGCTGCCTCTCTCCAGATCCTTCCAAGCTCTGGCCAGACACGCCTCACGCCCTTCCCCTCGCTGCGATGCCCTTTCTCTGGTTCCAGAGTGTGCAAACCCTACCCATCCTCCAAACTCTCTCCCTCTTGTCCCTTCGCTTTGCCTCGCCTGTCTTCCCTGCCAGCCCGTGAGACCCTTGAGTGGAGAAAGTGTGCTTTGATCCAAAGGCAAGAAGCACAAGTGGAGGGCATGTCAGGGCTGGGAACATTCTCCTGGGAGACATTGTCTGAGGCTGTGATGGGGAGGGACAGCTGCCGTAGCTCTCCCTGCTTGGAGCCCCTCCTCCCTCGTCAGACGCTCtggcctgacctggggctcaggaGGGCCCTGTCcattcctgcctccccctctccaaaCTTCGCCAGGCTCGCTGCTTCTTTTGCCCCCTGAAAGGGGCTGAGAATGGCTCCCTTCCACACCCATACTTCACCTCTGCTGGCCCATCTCCCCGGGATACTCTTGTCTACTCTCTTCCTTCACTTAATTGACTCCCTTGAGCTTGGCCTCAAtgtcacctccttcaggaagccacCCTGggttcccccaccccagggactcCATCGCCGTGCGGATGTCCTCTCAGAGAGGCAGTGAGGCCTGGAAGTGTAGAGCTTGGGGTTTCAATCCCAGCTCGGCCAcatgctagctgtgtgactttgagcgaGTTACGTGACCTCACAGCTGCGTCTTCCACGGCAATGGGAATAGTCATGCTGGAACCTGCTGTGTCGGTTGCTGTAAGGAACCAAGAAATTGGTGTGCAAGAAGTGTTTTGTGAGTGCTCAGTACATGCTAgccattatttttatcttcatatttcGGAGTGTTTTGTTTGGAGGGCTCTCCTCTTGGCCTCTGCGGCCGGGAGCTGAGTCTGTCTTGCTCACAAGAGTCTCTGGAAAGGCAGTTATTCATGAGCCAACAACTTTTCTAAACTGTGTGGGGAGAGCCGCCCGAGGACCCAGGGGCCCCGTCTGCAGCCTGGCTGCGCATCGGGCTGCCTGGCCCCAGACGGGGACGCGGGACCACGCTCCCCTCTGCCTCGGCTCCCATCTGTGCGGTAACCTGAGTCAGTCCGGGTCATCCTGTGCCCCCTTCTGGCCTATCCCTGCCTGGTGTTCCAAAGGCACATACATTTGACTCACAAAGCCTGGACAAAGCCAGGTAAGTATTTATGGGAAAGGCagcaaaaggcaggaaaaagggaGATTTTGTCCTATGAACTCCAGACCAGCTTCCTAAAGTGCTGACGCCTTGCTCCCCGGGGTTTGTTTGACTCGGCAGCTGCTCCGCCCAgatttccctctgctccttccacaccCCCTGTCCCACCTGCCGCCCTGTTTCTGGGGCCCCCTGCTAGCTGCACTGGGCTTAGTAGCAGGCACAGACTTGGGGCACACATGACCCCTCGGCCCTGCAAACTTCTTGCCCTGTGGAGACAGAGGTGAACGAGGGAGGCCAGAGTAGGTCCCCCAAAAGTGCAGGGTCCGAGCTGGAGGCCCCCCACTTGCCGGGAATAAGGATCCGAAAAACTGCACTGTCACCTTGCGTACACCTGCCTCCTGGGCCTCGCCCCCTCCCTTTAATCATCTCTGTGACTTAATCATTTGGGTCTCTGATCTCTGAACTCTGGCCAGGGCTGCGGGGACCTGTGCCAAGGGCACTGAATGtctgcctccctgggcctctgacACACCCTCAACCGGGCTCTCGTCCTCCCTCTGCCAGGCCTCCCCCACAGCTGCGGTCCTGGGGTTGCTCTACTCAGCTGCCCAGCCTGGCCACTGGCTATGGATTTGGGGTTCCCAGGGGCAGGGACGTTTTGCATGGGATGCAGGGCTGCCAGGGAGTGAGAGTTCCCTGGCGTGAGGCTCTGCTGAGATTGGAGAGGCGTGTCCTGACCCTGGGCCCCCCTTACTCCAACCCTCACCACCCAGAATGCACTGAGGACCCCTGAGGGCTGGGGGTGAACTTGCTTCCCTGTCCACTCCTGCCCTGTGCAGCCCTCTGGTGGCATAGCTCCAAAGTCCAGCTCTGAGCAGGTCCCCTGTGACTCATGGCCTGTTAGTGGTCCAGGAGGGAAGGTCTCGCTGGTGTCATGTCCTGCCGCTCTTCCCTCCCCGTGCTCCAGCCACGCAGGGTCCTCCACAGGAACCGCCTCTGTCCCTCTTGCTACCATACTGTCATCCTCTCTGTTCCGTGTGGAATTCCTTctccagtttcttcctgtttgagTCTTACTCATCTCTGGAGGCTGTGAGAGCAGCCCCTTCATCCAGGAGTCTTATTCTGACCACTCCTCTTGACCCCAGCCGCCCCGCCTCAGGTCCTTCAGCGAGGGGGCTGTCCTGCTCATTACAGAATCACTTTCGATGGCCCGACAAGCAGCCTCTGCCTCTTATCAGGCCCAGGGCTCAGCCCGGCAGTCTAGTTTATGTTCATACCTGTCCTGCCAGAGACTattgtttcccattttatagattaaaaaaacaaacaaaacaaaacaactgaggcccaggaagagaaagagatttatCCCAGGTCATGCTGCAGTGGTGATCCACGAATTCAaccaataatatttattaaatacatgcaTCCATACATCCCTATGGACTATAGactctaggttcaaatcctgatgcCACCActtactcactgtgtgaccttgggcaagtataTTGCCTTCTCTGTGCACCAATTTCCTCATCattaaaatggaggtaataaaagTCCCTACGTCACAGGGTTGTtgagatggagaaaatgagtTAATATCAGTCAAGGGCAAGTATACACGAGGATTTCAATACGTGTGGCGTGTCACTCTTCCATGAGGGGTGAGGGCTGGCTTCGCGGACAAGGCAGGGTTAGAGCCCTGTGTAAACGGTGACCTTGCCGTCGCCGCTCAGGCCCCTGCCGCTCCCAGCCAGGCCAGCCCGAGAAGAGGGAACAGCTTGTCGCAGGAGGACTTGGCGGACACGGAGGCCAGGGGTCGGGGCAGCTGCCAGCGGGGGTGCTCGGGACTGCTGCTCACCCCTGGAACTCCGGGGGCTGCTTCCTGGGCCTTGGCAGGATCCGTCGACCCAGTGCTAGAGCCTCGGGCTTCTTTGGTCAAAGCTCCCTTCTTGTTCACCAGCGGGGGCCGAGGCCAGGGGCCAGCCAGGGCCAGGCTGTAGCGCCGTGGTAGCACCCGCCACCGGCCCCTCGGGCTGCGCACAGTCTCGGGACCCATCTGGCCCCGGCCCTCACGGGACAGATCGACTCTGGGCCTCACGACAGTTCCTGGTGAGGGCTGCTGGAGCAGAACTGGGTCTCGGTTCCTTCCAAACATGCTCTTGGGAAAGGCCTGGCCACAGGTGACTGGCCTGATGGGAACACAGGTCCCGGAATCCTGGGTGTCAGAGCGGCAAACGGCTGTCCAGGCACGTGATAGGCAAAAGCCTGGAGAGGCTGGGTTAACAGCTAGAGGTGTCCAGCAAGGGCACGGGGAGTGGAACCCAGGGCTCCGGCCACCTGGCCCAGACCCTTTGTCTCTCCTTCCTGTGTCCCCCTAACTTGCGAGCAGCCCCTTCCTGAGAggtgccgcccccccccccgcttcagCCAAGACAGAATACCAGAGTACCGTTCCATCGTTTATTACAAACACAAGTTCGCAGGTAAATAATTGAgtctaaaaaaatacattaaaataaataaccgGAGTTCTCAAAGTTCTTAGAGCAAATAAGTTATATACAGACAGGTGAAACAGAGCAGGCCGTTCTCACCAGGAGTGTCCCAAGGACATGAGGGTGGGAGGACTCTGGGGAAAGACAGCTGGAGGGGACGGACGGGGGCCGCCCAGGACACCCGCCCCGTCCAGGCTCCAGGGCTGGCTTCGGTGTGAGTGTCCCCCACTGCGTGTCAATCCTGGTTTGTAGCCAACAGACAGGAACCCTCTCAGGACGTGGCCTCCGGGTAAGTACGTTCCTCATGCGGTTCCTTCCGGCGGTGCGGTGGGGCCCGGGGCCGGTGGGAGATGCCGCTCCGCAGCCTGGGGGCTGAAGGCTTTCCTGGCCGGGCTGAGGACACGCGCTGCCTTGGGGGGAGCCCCCTCACCCGCGGGAGGAGGCCAGAGCTTGTGCCACCCCGCAGGTGGggcccctggccctgggctgcCCCTCTCCTCGCAGCTCCATGCAGCCTCCATCCTGGCGTTCCTCAGCAACCAACGCTATCTCTTCCTCCGCCTGGGGTGTGTGGGCCTCAGCTCCCTCACTACCGCCTGCTGTCGCCTGGCAAAGCGGATCTTGGTGGCAGAAATTTCCCTGGAATCAAGAAGGGTCCATTTAGCATCTCAGGAGACAGGGGCTGCCCAAGAGTTCCCCAGGACAGGCAGCAGGGATAGGACCTGGGCCCCCTACATCACAGCCGCCCTGGGGTCGGAGGGCAGACACAGCTCACCCTGAAAACAAAGTCTGCACACCAAGGACAGGCCAGAGCAGGCCTAGATGCTCCTCGGCCCACAGGGACTTCGACGAAGGTGATGTTCAATGTCAAGGCTGCCGGAATGGCAGGAGGGCCAAGAACAGCGTATCTCCCGTGACCTGCCTTCCCATTTCCACACCTTtgctcctgcccttccttctaGGCTGTTCATCTCCCCTCACCCAAATTCCATTGACTAAAATTCCCATTCTTCAAGGTCCAGCTCAAGGTGGTTCAACCCAGACAAATATGGGTCCTAGCTACCCTTTGAACTGGGATGAGACCCTGGTAGGAACTCCGGCTTCATCCCAGTGGTCTTGTCCTGGCTGCAAGGGTTCTAGCCTGGAGCTGGGAGGCTGGCTGCAGTTCCCAGCTATGGGAACTGAGGCAAGTGTggcaacctctctgagcctctttcttAGTCTGTAAAATAAACAGGGGAGCATGGGCTGGCAAAGCAAGTTCTTCACCCACCGCGAGGTGCCGTGCACTTGCAAAGTCTTATCCTCAGACAGTTCGCAGGTATATGCTGGGTCTTCTCTAGCCCAGTGTCCTGCCCTGTCTCCTATGTTTCAGCCTCCCCACAGAGATGGCGGCCCCCGAGGGGCCGTGCTGGGGCCAGCACTGGCCAGCTCCGGGGAGCCTCAGGCAGGGAGGTCTGAATAGTTAACACCCCCAGACTCCCACCGAGTGCCAGGCCCTGCCTGAGGCGCTCCACCACCGTCCACCTCTCAACAACCCCGAGAGATGGCTTGCACTGATGTCCCTGGCTCAAAATGGGAACCtgagcacagagaagtgaaaggATAAGCTCAAGGTCACCAAGGCCTGTTTGTGGCAGAGCGGGGGTTCAAATTGGCCAGTCTTGGCTCAGAAGCTGCCCCTTTGGCCACTTGGCTGCACGGCCGGATGTGGGCGCTTTATTCTCAAGTCCGTTTGGTCGGACGGACATTCGTGGGCACGTCCTGTGTGCCATGCCTCTCGCTGAGCCATGCTGAGGCTGCCAGGAAGGGGATCCGGTGTGGGAcaagggaggaggggacaggctAGATCGACCACTCTGGACCCAGCGCCCAGGAGATGCTCACCACGGAAGGAACACCTGAGGGCCTTCCACAATCGCAATCCCTCAGCCCCCTGCTAAGAAAGTCAACCTCCAGGCCTGGTGGGGACAAAGAGCTCAGCAGCTAAGGCCCCCGGCTCTGGAGCCTGCCAGAGGCCTGCCACGGACTGCTGGGAGCTTGGGCAAGCgcctttacctctctgagcctcagttcccttggCTGCCCACTAAGGACCCAGTCCTGCCTTCCATGGAGAACGAGGGTGATGAGCAAGGCATACAGGAGGCGCTCGGCCAGGGCAGGCACCCCTTACCTCAGCTGCCGGAGGAGCTCTCCTGCGGATGCCCATGTCTGGCCAACCTGGAACACATCTGCGGGGGACCCGCCGCCTGGGACTACCACAGCTTCGGCCCTGAATGAACAGTATTAGGACGTAAGTGAGGGGCTGTCCAGGGCCCTGCGAACACCTGGCTGTGGGCccagggcccccccacccccaccccaagcagaTCCATTTCCACCCCTGTGCACCTGGCATCCTTCCTTTCCCAggcggggtgggggctgaggaaaACCGAGCTGCCGGGAATGCGTTCTTAGCCTCAGAAAAAGGCAGCTGGGTGCCTGGCCTTCCCAGAATCCAGCCACCTGCAGCTGCGCACAGTCCCTtgcaggggaaactgaggcaggggtgGAGCCACAGCTCGAGTCTCAGAGGAGGAGCTTCTCATAGATCATCAGAGGAATGGCAGGTTTGGGACTGTGCAGCCAGGTTCTGCTTTCCCCAAATGCTCCAAGCGGACAAGCGAAGCAGCAAGTCCCCCATTCCTTGTAcaggtggggacactgaggcccagaggttACGAGACTGGGCAGAGCTCCCCACCCAcggccctccagcccccagcaagGCTGTGACCGACTTGGGGTAGTGCCGTGGCCCCCCGAGTCCACATGCTACTTCTCCACCAAGAAAGCCCCAAAGCCCAGGGCCCCCGGGCAGACAGACGGGGGCTGAAGGCCCAGCTCGCCTCTGACTAGCTGTGTGCCCCAACAGGACAAGTcctgtcccctctctgggcctgagcTCCTTCTGCTGTCACTTGGGGACAGCCCCTCCCGCCCGGAGTGAAGGTGGGATGCTCTCAGAAGCCCCCAGAGCTGGGCAGTGGGAGGGACGTGGGGTGACCAGCTCTCCACAGAAAGGGACACGGCCCATAGGCCCGGGGCAGCCTAcgggctcccaggaccctgctccCCCACCATTCACCACTGTGCTCCTCTGCTGGTCTTCCAGACACCCTGCTCTCCCGGCCCCTGCAGGCTGGGTGCCCACTTACCAGGACCTTTGATGGCAGAAGGTGGCGCAGGCGGGGTCCCCACCACTGGAGCATTCACAGCGCTTTGGCAGGGAGCGGCGCCGGCGTCTTGGCGGGTTTCCCAGGCCGTAAGGAGCTGTCTGTCTGTGGGCAGGCAGCCAGCAAGGTAGTGGTgtagggtggagagagagaaggggagagggagagggagagaggattaGATAAACTCTGACCACTGGCAAGCAGAGACTGTCCACGGTGCACACTGGGACGGCCACCCATGCCACCAGGGTGGAAGCAGAATGTTACCAGTCCCTGACCTAAGGAAGCCCCGGCACAGGCCCCTCCCTGGCCGCCAGGTGGTCCTGGACAAGGTCCctcccctttctgggcctctgcTTGCTCccacacggggggggggggggggccctgctCAGTAAGCCTCCCAGCACGGAGAGGAGGGGCTGGAACAGTGCTCCCTCCCTAAGTCGGAAAGTGGGGagtcctcccagcccctcccctctctcccagaCAGGAACTTGAGCTGATGGAGAGGGCCAGGCCAGTCcccctggaggaggggaggaaatgcCATCTCACAGAAGTAAACACACCGGCTCACAGCTAAGCTGCCCTCACCTGGTCACCCCTTGCCTGGAGGGGTGATAAATGTGTCTTAGCGCTTGACTTAAAAACAGTCTGTGCGAATgctggtgtgtgcatgtgtgtgtgtgagatcagGTGGGATTGATTTCAGATCCCAAGTCCGGCCAaggcaggctgggggcagggcaggggccctgCGCCGGTCGGACCAGCACCTTCGGGTACCGGAGCTAATTTTAGACAACGTGGTTGAAGTCGTAATGACTGCAGGTAGACCCAGCACGCAGGGACTGGCAGGGCTCCCGCCCCGAGCGAGTGTTTGGATGCGGATTAGCTCCACACACGCTTACGTGCAGGGCTTCCCTTGCCTTTTGCAatttggggaagggaaaaaaacacacaaagacacagagaaacttCAACTCGAAGTATGCAGTGGCCCGGAGGCAGCGCGGGTGCAGACAGAACAGACGGCACTGGCTCCCACCCCAGCGCTGCCAGGTGACACAGGCCAGGTCTCTCATCTTGTCATTGGGGACAGCAGCAGCGCCTGCCTCACGGGGAGGATGGGCGATTCGCGAGCTGATCGGGGACAAGCGGGGCTTGGCATAGCGCCTGGCACAGTCAAGGCCTGGGCGCTGTCATTAATCGTCTGATTCTTGGCAGGTCACGCAGAGGCAGCATAGCATCCGTGGGCTTCCCCCTACCACTGACTCCCTCCCGCGTAACCTTGGGGAAGGCACccgacctctctgggcctcagtgcccTGATCTGGAGAATGGGGCCAATAGCAGGCTGCTGTGAGAATTCTCTTGAGCTACTCCCGCATTACTGAGGCAGCCCCCACGTGGGAGCCGGAACAATAACCGGTAACTCTTCGCATTGTGAG
This window of the Ailuropoda melanoleuca isolate Jingjing chromosome 2, ASM200744v2, whole genome shotgun sequence genome carries:
- the EDN2 gene encoding endothelin-2 isoform X2 produces the protein MAQDSQELGRKTKAFRQGGIPAHLCSGISAWNHSGNPSFACLPAGHQTNPDDTGKGQVAAAPEPPAPSPRARGSPLRPRRCSCSSWLDKECVYFCHLDIIWVNTPGQTAPYGLGNPPRRRRRSLPKRCECSSGGDPACATFCHQRSWAEAVVVPGGGSPADVFQVGQTWASAGELLRQLREISATKIRFARRQQAVVRELRPTHPRRRKR